The window CATCCCCCCTGCTCCCCCTGCTCGTCCCGGACCCCCCAGGCCCCCAGCAGCCGGACCATCGAGCGGTCGAAGACCTCGGCCATGTCGAGGCCGGCGCCCGGGACCGGGCCGCCGCCGGAGAGGGCCGCGGCCAGTCGCGGGTACTCCCCGGTGGCCAGGCGGGAGCCGAGCCATGCCGTCCGTACCCGCTGCTCCTCGGCCTCGCTCCAGGGCAGCGACCGAGCCCGTTCGGCCAGCGCCAGCTCGCCCGCCACGTAGGTCGCCACGCTGCCGTTGACGGCGGCGACGAGCTCCAGCTTCTCGGCGTCCGGCACGTCGAGCGGAGCCAGGCAGTCCATGCAGTACTCCAGGTAGCGCAGGGCGTTGGGACCGAAGCCGTAGACCGGGCTGAGCAGGCGCGGCAGCCACGGGTGGCGGTGCATCAGCGCCCGCGTCCGGCGGGCCAGCGCGAGCAGGTCGGCCCGCCAGTCGCCGGTCGGGGGCGGGAGCTCGTACTCCCCGCTGACCGCGTCGACCATCAGCTCGTACAGGTCCTCCTTGCGCGGCACGTAGTTGTAGAGGGACATCGTGCCCGCGCCGATCCCGGCGGCCACGCGACGCATGGAGACGGCGTCGATCCCCTCCTCGTCGGCGATCCGCACCGCCTCGGACGCGATCGACTCGCGGCTGTGCGCGGGCCTCGGTCCGCGGCCGGCCCGCTGGGGGCGGGACCAGATCACTTCGGGTTCAGCGGGTCGCCCGCCGGCTGTCATGGCTCAGATCACCTCGTCGTCTCGCCACCATCTTAGTTACGTACGGCGTACGTAGTGAGGTACGGTGGCGCGCATGACTACTACGTACGCTGTACTTAGTGAGGGGCTGGAGAAGAGCTACGGAAAGGTCCACGCCCTGCGCGGCCTCGACCTCGCCGTCCCCGAGGGCACGGTCTGCGGCCTCCTCGGCCCCAACGGAGCGGGCAAGACCACCGCCGTGCGGGTCCTCACCACGCTCACCGCACCCACCGCCGGCCGCGCCCTCGTCGCCGGTCACGACGTGACCCGGGATCCCGCGGCCGTGCGCCGCGCCATCGGCGTCACCGGCCAGTACGCCTCCGTCGACGGGGACCTGACCGGCCGGGAGAACCTCCGGCTCTTCGCCCGGCTGGCCGGGCTGCGCGGCCCCGCCGGCCGGGCCCGCGCGGACGAACTGCTGGAGCGCTTCGGGCTCACCGGGGCCGCCGACCGGGTGAGCTCCACCTGGTCCGGCGGCATGCGGCGGCGCCTGGACCTGGCCGCCGGGCTGATCACGTGCCCCCGGGTGCTGTTCCTCGACGAGCCCACCACCGGCCTGGACCCGGCGGCCCGCGAGCAGATCTGGACGACGGTCCGGGCACTCGCCGAGGACGGCACCACGGTGCTGCTCACCACCCAGTACCTGGAGGAGGCCGACCGGATCGCCGACGAGATCGTGGTGGTCGACGGCGGACGGGTCGCCGCCACCGGCACCCCGGCCGCCCTCAAGGCCCGGATCGGCGCGCACGCCGAGGTCACCGTCCCCGCGCACGGGGCCCTCGCGCGCGCCGCCGCCGTACTGGACCAGCTCACCGGCGGCCTGCCGGTGCTCGACGAAGCGCGGCTGACCGTCGGCGTCACCGTCCCGGACGGAGGGCTCACCCTGCCGCGGATCATCCGGGAACTCGACACGGCCGGAGTACCGGTCACGGACGCGAGCCTGCGCCCGCCCACCCTGGACGAGGTGTTCCTGCGCCTCACCCAGGTCCCCCGGGCCCCCCAGTCCCCTCCCGCCGCCGAGGAGTACGCCGCATGAGCAGCATGAGCACCCTGATGTCCGACGGCGGAGCCGTCCTCACCCGCCAGCTGCAGAAGGCCCGGCACGCCCCGGCGCTGCTGATCCTCACCCAGACCATGCCGATCACCATGCTGCTGTTCTTCGGCTACGTCTTCGGCAGCGCGCTCGCCATGCCGGGCGCCGAGTACCGGGAGTTCCTGGTCCCCGGGCTGCTGGCCGCCACCGCCGCGAACGGTCTGATGACCGGCCTGTTCACGGCCGCGCAGGACGCCCACCGCGGGGTGATGGACCGTTTCCGTACGCTGCCGATGAGCCGCACCGCCGTACCGCTCGGGCAGACGGCCGCCGATCTGCTGACCACCGGCGTGTCGATGGTGCCGCTGATGCTGGTGGGACTGGCGATGGGCTGGCGCATCGAGAACGGGCTGCCCGGCGCGCTGGGGGCCCTGGGCGTGCTGCTGCTGTTCCGCTTCGCCACCGCGTGGGTGGGCACCTACCTGGGCCTGCTGAGCAGGAGCGAGGAGGCGGCCGGCCAGCTCGGCGGCGCCACCTTCGTCCTACCGATGCTGTCCAGCGCGTACCTGCCGACCGCGGGACTGCCCGGATGGCTGCGGACGGTCGCCGAGTGGAACCCGATCAGCGCCGTCGCCACGGCCGTGCGCGAGCTGTGCGGGAACGCCGGGGGCGAGACCGCGGCGGGCGCCGCCTGGCCCGCCGCGCATCCCGTGGCCGGGGCGCTGCTGTGGTCGGGGCTGCTGCTCGCGCTCTTCGTCCCGCTGGCCACGCACAGGTTCGCGCGCGGCCGGTAGTGACAGCAGCCCGTCCGACCCGGTAGGCAGGGCCCATGGCTACCGAACCGCTCCCCCTGGACGGCATCACCGTCGTCGCCGTCGAACAGGCCGTCTCGGCCCCCTTCGCCACCCGCCAGCTCGCCGACCTCGGCGCCAGGGTGATCAAGGTCGAGCGCCCCGACGGCGGCGACTTCGCCCGCGCCTACGACACGGCCGCGCACGGCCTCGCCTCGCACTTCGTCTGGGCCAACCGCGGCAAGGAGTCGATCGCGCTCGACCTGAAGGACCCGCGCGGCCGCGAGGTCCTGCACGGGCTGCTCGCCGGCGCCGACGTCTTCGTGCAGAACCTCGCGCAGGGAGCCGCCGCCCGGCTCGGACTCGACTCGGCCGCGCTGTGCGCGCGTTACCCGCGGCTGGTCGCCGTGGACGTCTCCGGCTACGGCGCCGAGGGTCCGTACGCCCACAAACGCGCCTACGACATGCTCGTGCAGTGCGAGGCGGGTCTGGTGTCGGTGACCGGCACCCCGGACCAGCCGGTCAAGGCGGGCATCCCGGCGGCCGACATCGCCGCGGCCATGTACGCCTTCTCGGGAATCCTGGCCGCCCTGCTGCGCCGCGGGGTCACCGGGCGCGGGGGCAGGGTGGAGGTCTCCATGCTCGACGCGCTCGCCGAGTGGATGGGCCACCCGCTGCACCACACGATGCACGGCGGGGAGCAGCCCGTGCGCACCGGTCTCGCGCACGCGGTGATCGCGCCCTACGACGCCTATCCGACGGCCGACGGGGACCGGGTGCTGCTGTCGGTGCAGAACGACCGCGAATGGCGGCGGCTGGCACAACAGGTGTTGGAACAGCCGGAGTTGGCGGACGATCCGGCGTACGCGACGAACGCGGCGCGCACCGTGAACCGGGAGAAGACCGACGCGGTGGTGGCCGAGGCACTGGTCCGGTTCGGTGCGGACGAGGCGATCGGGCGGCTGGAGGCGGCGGGTATCGCCTGTGCGCGGCTGAACTCCGTGGCCCAGCTGGCCGGGCATCCGCAGCTCGCGGCCCGGGACCGCTGGCGGGAGGTGGAATCGCCGGCCGGTCCGCTGCGGGCCCTGCTGCCGCCGATCGGGCTGCCGGGCGGCGCGGCACCGCACATGGGTGCGGTGCCCGCGCTGGGCGAGCACACCGATCCGCTGCTGCGCGCCCTGGGGATGGCGGACGCACAGATCTCGCAACTGCGCCGGGACGGTGTGATCGGGTAGGGCCGGGGAGCCGTTGGCCCGAGGGCCGACGGCTGCGGTACGGGACGGTTACGAGCGGCGGCTGCCGAAGAGCGTGCGACGCAGACGGCGCAGCGGCGCGAAGAGCGAGACGCGCGCGCTCCGGCTCCGCAGGCGGTGCGTGTGGTCGCGGGAGGTGAGCTCGCGCATCAGCAGCGTCGCCTCGGCGGCCTCCCGGTGCGGGACGGCAGGACCGCCAAGCACAGAGAGGTGGCGGTCGAGGCGCGAGCTAGTCGCACTGCTGCCGCAGGTGATGGCAGGCACGCGAGGCGGCCTGCTGCGCATTGCTATCTGTTCCATGTTCTCTCCCCACCCGTACGAGGGCACCCGGCCCGGGCAGGTTAACCCTAACGCCCCCGCGTCGCCCCCGGGTATCCCGGTGGTGTGAATTACCCCTGTGGCGACGGGGAGTTGACGATTACTCAGCGGAGTCGGCGATTACTCTCCGCATGGACGTCACGCTGCGAAAGGCCACTGCGCGAGTCCCGTCACGACAGGGGCCACTTGGCCCACACTGCGCTAACTTGGAGTGATCGCCCAGTGACACGCGGGCGCACGGGAACACACTCGGGGGCGCGCGTGAGTGAGCAATCGAACTCCGATCGTGTCATCTCGGGCCGCTACCGGCTGCTCGAACCGATCGGCCGCGGCGGGATGGGCATCGTGTGGCGGGCCCGGGACGAGGTGCTCGCCCGCGACGTCGCCGTCAAGGAGGTACGGGCGCCGGCCGGGCTCGAGCCCGCCGAACTGGAGCGGCTGTACCGGCGGCTGGAGCGGGAGGCCTGGGCCGCGGCCAGGGTCTCGCACCGCGGCGTCGTCACCGTCTACGACGTGGCCTCCGAGGGCGGGCGGCCCTGGATCGTGATGGAGCTGGTGCGCGGGCTCTCGCTGGCCGACGTACTGGAGGCGGAGGGGCCGATGAGCCCTCAGCGGGCCGCCCACGTAGGGGAACAGGTGCTCGCCGCGCTGCGCGCCGCGCACGACTCGGGAGTGCTGCACCGGGACGTGAAGCCGGGGAACGTACTGATCGCCAACGACGGCCGGGTGGTCCTGGGCGACTTCGGCATCGCCAGCCTGGAGGGCTCCTCGGCGATCACCATGACGGGCGAGGTGATCGGCTCCCCCGAATTCCTGGCGCCGGAGCGGGCGTTGGGCTGCGATCCGGGACCCGCCTCGGACCTGTGGTCGCTCGGGATCATGCTCTACGCCGCGGTCGAGGGGGTCTCGCCGTTCCGGCAGGCCACCCCGCTGGACACCCTGCGGGCCGTGGTCGACGCGGAACCGCCGCCGCCGCGCCGGGCCGGGGCGCTGGAGCCGGTACTGGACGGCCTGCTGCGCAAGGACCCGGCCGAGCGGCTGCCCGCTGCGGAGGCGGCCCGGATGCTACGGGTGGTGGGCGCGGGCGGGAACGTACGGGCATCCGGCGGGCCGGTGTCGGGGCCTGCGTCCGGGCCGGACGCGCCGACGGTCGTCGCGCACCACGGGCAGGGCACGGACACGCCGCGCGAGCCGTACGGCGCGCAGCCGGCGCACCCGGCTCCGTACGGGACACCGCCGCCCGGGGCCGCGCGCGGCGGGAACGCCGGGCTGGTGCTGACGATCGGGATCGTGCTGATGCTGCTGGCCCTGGTCGCGGTGGGGTGGCTGCTGCTCAAGGACCGCGGGAACACCGGTGACAACGGCGGCGGCAGCGGCGGCGCGCCGACGGGCTCGGCGACCACCGCCCGGACCGTCACCACGACTCCTTCGACGGCTCCGTCGGCCCCGGTGTCGGCATCCGCCTCGGGCACGGGCGGCGCGGGGCAGCACGTCTCGGTGTACGTGGACTCCGTGCGCTCCTCCTACACGGGCAGTTGCCCGCCGCCCGCCGAGCACGCGCCCGCCTTCACCGCCACCGTCGAGGTGGAGCGCACCCCGGTCGTGCTGGAGTACCGCTGGGCCACGCGCAGCGGGCGGACCTCCGGCCCCGGCTGGCAGTCCGTCACGTACGAGGAGGGCGGGCCGAGGAGCCGGCGGCTGGAGCACACGGAGCTCACGCACGAGGCGGACACCGTCTTCGAGGACGCGGTCCGGCTGGAGGTGCGGGGGCCGGCAGAGGTTGCCACCCAGTGGGTGGCAACCTCGGTGACCTGCCGGAAGGCGACCCCGACGAGCGGGGCCCCCTCCCCCGGACCGAGTCCGTCACCGCTCTCGCCGACGCCGAGTGCTCCGGCGAGTCCGGCCGGCCCGGCGACCGCAGAGCCGGACCGGACGGACCGGGCGGACGGAACGGACGGAACGGACGCGATGGACGGAACGGACGGGATGGACGGGATGGACGGCACGAACGGCTCGGACCGGAGCGAGGGGTCGGGCCGGTCGGGCCGGGCGGATCAGGCGGCGTTCGTGAAGACCGGCAGGTAGCCGCCGGACTGTCCGGCCGCGGTCGGGTGGTACGACTCGCCGATGTTCAGCCAGTTGACGCTGTGCAGCCACGCACTGCCGGAGCAGATCTCGTGGCCCGTGAAGGCGCCGGCGACCGAGGCGTAGGTGAAGCCGTGGTCGGCGGCGCGTTTGGCGATGGCGGCGTTCAGGTAATCTGCGGCGCCGTTGATGGCGGCCCGCTCGCCCTCGGTGAGGCCGGCGGTGCAGGTGCCGTTCAGCTTGTAGAAGCGGGGATAGCCGAGGACGACGACGTGCGCGCCGGGCGAGCGGCTGTCGATGGCGTTGTAGACCTGGTCGAGCCGGCCGGGGAGGGTGGAGTCCACGTAGGCCTTGGCCTGGTTCACGCGGCTGACGCAGGTGGACTCGGACTGGAGCACACAGGTGGTCATGACGTCGGAGAAGCCCGCGTCGTTGCCCCCGATGGTGATGCTGACGAGGTCGGTTCCGGAGTTGAGCGGGGCGAGCTGATTGGCGAGGACGTCACCCGTACGAGCGCCCGAGCAGGCGGTGAAGGAGAAGGTCTGGGGGGAATGGGCGGCGGCCCACAGGGCCGGGTAGGCGCGGCTGGTGCGCTTGCAGTTGCCGCTCCCGCCGTCGTAGTTGCCGGCGCCGACGCCGGAGGAGTACGAGTCGCCGAGGGCGACGTAGCCGAAGTCGGCCTGGGCGGCGGCGGCCTGGCCGGCTCCGAACAGGGCGGCACCCGCGGCGAGTAAGAGGGAGGAGGTCAGGGCAGCGAAGCGCGACAGTCTCATGCTCATGTGTGCGGCTCCTTGTGGGGGTTACTCCTGAGTCCGTGGTACAAGCAGCCGAGGTCCGCTGGAAGTGTCCATGCCAAGAATGTTCAGGGCAGAGTTGCGGCGCGAATCTTCACTCCGAACGCGTTTGAAGAGGGAACTTGGGCACCCGATCCAGCGAAACACGGGTGCACGAGGGCACCGTGTGCCGGATCATGGGCGCCATGTCAGCCAACCCGCATGACGCGCTGCCGATCCGGCTCAACGTCGACGACAGCGATTCGCCGTCGGATGTCGTCGACGCGCTGTTCCTCGGCCGGTTCGCGTCCGGTGAGCAGCCGTACTCGCACAGCATGTCGATCGAGCGGGTCAAGGCGGAGGCGACCCTCCTCCCGCCGGAGGCAACGGTGTTGCGCTCGGCGCGCGACAGCGACCGCAGCGCCACCCTGGCCGAGGGCGAGGGCTGGACCATGCTCGTCTCGCGCTGGAGCCGGGGCGCGGACGTCACCGTGACGGCGGTCAGCGACGAACTCGCGGCCGGTGTGCTCGGCAAGGCCACCGAGGGGGTGCAGGACGAGCCCGAACCGCAGCCCGAGAACGTCACGATGGGGTTCTGGTACGTCTCCCCGCGGCGCGGCCCGTACCGGACGACGCGCCAGATCGCGGCCGGTACCTGGCCGGAGGTGCGGCCGAACTACACCGCGCCCGTGGCCGGGGCGATGGACCGGCTGATGAAGGTCACCCCGGACGACATCGCAGGCCGGCTGCTGCTGTTGCACGGCCCGCCGGGCACGGGCAAGACCTCCGCCCTGCGCACGCTCGCACGGTCCTGGCGGGACTGGTGCCAGGTGGACTGCGTCCTGGACCCGGAACGGCTGTTCAACGACGTCGGCTACCTGATGGACATCGCGATCGGCGAGGACGAGGGCACGGCGAAGGGCCGCTGGCGGCTGCTGCTGCTGGAGGACTGCGACGAGCTGATCCGGGGCGAGGCCCGCCACACGGCCGGGCAGGCGCTGTCCCGGCTGCTGAACCTGACGGACGGACTGCTGGGGCAGGGCCGCAATGTCCTGGTCGGCGTGACGACCAACGAGGACCTGGAACGGCTCCACCCGGCAGTGGTCCGCCCGGGACGCTGCCTGGCCCGCATCGAGGTCGGCCGGCTGACCCACCGCGAGGCGGTGGCCTGGCTGGGCACGGACGAGGGCGTCCCCCGCGAGGGCGCCAGCCTGGCGGAGCTGTTCGCCCTGCGGCGCGGCACGGGCCCGGCGGCGATCCTGCCGCCGCAGCCGCACACGTCGCAGGCCGGCCTCTACCTCTAGCCACCGCCCGTGCAGCCTCGCCGGCGTCCGAGGCGCGGGTCCGGGCGGAGCCCGGTGCGTCGGCCCGCGGGCCGACGAGGCCGAGCAGCGGGGCTACTCGGCCGCGTACCGGGCCCGGAGGGCGTCCGCGGCGGCGGAGAGCGCCTCGGCCTGCGTCAGGCCGAGGCGGCGGACGCGGTCCGCGTACGCCTGGGCCGCCGCGGCCGCTTCGCGGGAGACCGCGTCCCCCGCGGCCGCGATGAAGGTCCCGTTGCGGCCCCGCGTCTCGATCACCGCGTCCGCCTCCAGCGCCCGGTACGCCTTCGCGACGGTGTTGGCGGCCAGCCCCAGCTCCTCCGCGAGGCCCCGTACCGTCGGCAGCCTGAAGCCGGCCGGCAGCTTCCCCGACCGGGCCCGGTCGGCGATCTGCGCGCGCAGCTGTTCGTACGGGGCGGCCGAGCCGGCCGAGCCGTCGATGGTGATCTTCAGATGTGTCGAGGTCACGCCGGTGATTCTCCCTCATCCGGGATTAATTGGGAGGCGCGCGGCGCGAGCGCGAACGTAGCGTCTGCCACATGACCGTTGTGATCCGCGACATCCGCCCCGGCGACCCCTCGGACGCGGAGTCCGTCGTGCGGGTGTGCCGTGCCGCCCTGCCCTTCCTGATCACCACCGCCGAGGCCGTGGCCTTCGAACTCGCCGGCGCCCCTCCCGCGAAGCGGTACCGGATCCTCGTCGCCGAGACCGCGGACGGCCACGTCATCGGCGCGGCCCAGGTCGGCATCGTGTACGACAGTCCCGAGCCCGGCCGGTCGTACGTCAATGCGTACGTCGACCCCGCCCACCGCGGCCTCGGCGCCGGCGGCCTCATGCTCCGCACGGCCGAGCAGCACCTCGCCGCGCACGGCGCGACGGACGTGTACGCCTGGGTGCTCGACGAGCCCGCCCATCGCGCCTTCGCCGAGCGGCACGGCTACCGCCCCAGCCGCTCGGCGCACTTCCTGCGCCTGGACCTGGCACAGGCCACGCTGCCCGCGCTCCCGCAGGACCTTCCCGCCGGGGTCGAGGTGCGTACGGGCTCCGCCTTCGCCGCCGACCCGCGGCCGCTGTTCGAGGCCGACGCGGAGACGACCTCCGACGAGCCGGGCGACGTACCGGTCGAGTTCGACGACTACGAGGACTGGCTGGCGCACACCTGGAACGACCCGTCCCTGGACAAGGAGCTGACCACCGTCGTCCTGGTGGACGGCGCGGTGGCGGCGTTCACCGCGGCCCGGACGGACGGCGGCACCCGCTACGCCACCGGCATGACCGGCACGCGGCGCGCCTTCCGCGGCCGGGGTCTGGCCAAGCTCGCCAAGACGGTCTCCCTGCACCGGGCCTGTGCGGCCGGGTACACCGCGGCCTTCACCGGCAACGATGCGGGCAACGCGCCGATGCTCGCCATCAACGAGTGGTTCGGCTACGAGATCTGCGCGACCGAGACCCGCTTCACGAAGAAACTGGAGAACCTGTGACCGAGCAGCTGACCGTCGTCCTGACCAAGGCCGGACGGACCAAGATCCGCTACCCGGCGGCGCAGGTCGCCGACGACGGCGACCGGATCTCCGTGCGCGCCCCCTGGGCGGCCGAGGGCGTACGGGACTTCGGCTTCGTCCGTTTCGAGCCCGGCGATGTGTTCGTCGAGCACTTCTGGCGGACGCGCTGGTACGCGGTCAAGGAGGTGTGGACCGGCGACGGCGTCCTCAAGGGCTGGTACTGCGACGTCACGCGCCCGGCGCTGGTGGAGAGCGGGAAGATCCTCGTGGAGGACCTGGACCTCGACCTGTGGGTCTCGGCGGACGGGACCTCCGTACTGCGCCTGGACGAGGACGAGTTCGCCGAGAGCGGCCTCGCCACGAGCGACCCGGAGGCGGCTGCCCAGGCCGTGCGTGCCCTCGACGCACTGGACGACCAGGCCAGGTCGGCAGCGGGCCTCTCCGCGCTCCTGGCCTAGGGGGTGTCTTGTCGATCGGGCCGGATCAGGGAGCTGGTTCTGGTGCCGTGGATCGCAAGGCGGACGAGGGAGTCGATGCGGAGCATCGACGACCGAGGACAACGCGGCGAGGCGCGGTGCCAGGGCCCGCGAGCCCGGCCTGATCGGCAAGACACCCCCAAGGCGGCGCGCGGCGGCCCTCCCGTGGGGAGCCGGGAGGGCGCCGGGCCCGGGATGGTCCGGGGCCACACCATACGCACGGGCCGCAGTGGGCCGATAGGCATATGACAGCGGGAGATTCCGCATCGCCGCCTGCCCCCGCCCCCGCCCCGTGGCACGGGCGACGCGATCCGCCACTCCGTGCCGACGGCCCGGCGGCCCGGCAGCCCCGTGGCCTGATGAACTGATGGACTGGTGAAACCCCGAGCCACCGATCCGTGAGGAACCGAGCATGCTCGTCCACACCGCCGCTCCGCTCGCCGAGGCGATCTCCACACCTGAGCAGGTCTGGTACGCCTCCTACGGCTCCAACATGCACATGGACCGCCTCGCCGCCTACATCGCCGGCGGGACCCCGCCGGGAGCGACCCGCACCTACCC is drawn from Streptomyces sp. NBC_01232 and contains these coding sequences:
- a CDS encoding ATP-binding cassette domain-containing protein → MTTTYAVLSEGLEKSYGKVHALRGLDLAVPEGTVCGLLGPNGAGKTTAVRVLTTLTAPTAGRALVAGHDVTRDPAAVRRAIGVTGQYASVDGDLTGRENLRLFARLAGLRGPAGRARADELLERFGLTGAADRVSSTWSGGMRRRLDLAAGLITCPRVLFLDEPTTGLDPAAREQIWTTVRALAEDGTTVLLTTQYLEEADRIADEIVVVDGGRVAATGTPAALKARIGAHAEVTVPAHGALARAAAVLDQLTGGLPVLDEARLTVGVTVPDGGLTLPRIIRELDTAGVPVTDASLRPPTLDEVFLRLTQVPRAPQSPPAAEEYAA
- a CDS encoding SGNH/GDSL hydrolase family protein is translated as MRLSRFAALTSSLLLAAGAALFGAGQAAAAQADFGYVALGDSYSSGVGAGNYDGGSGNCKRTSRAYPALWAAAHSPQTFSFTACSGARTGDVLANQLAPLNSGTDLVSITIGGNDAGFSDVMTTCVLQSESTCVSRVNQAKAYVDSTLPGRLDQVYNAIDSRSPGAHVVVLGYPRFYKLNGTCTAGLTEGERAAINGAADYLNAAIAKRAADHGFTYASVAGAFTGHEICSGSAWLHSVNWLNIGESYHPTAAGQSGGYLPVFTNAA
- a CDS encoding CaiB/BaiF CoA transferase family protein — protein: MATEPLPLDGITVVAVEQAVSAPFATRQLADLGARVIKVERPDGGDFARAYDTAAHGLASHFVWANRGKESIALDLKDPRGREVLHGLLAGADVFVQNLAQGAAARLGLDSAALCARYPRLVAVDVSGYGAEGPYAHKRAYDMLVQCEAGLVSVTGTPDQPVKAGIPAADIAAAMYAFSGILAALLRRGVTGRGGRVEVSMLDALAEWMGHPLHHTMHGGEQPVRTGLAHAVIAPYDAYPTADGDRVLLSVQNDREWRRLAQQVLEQPELADDPAYATNAARTVNREKTDAVVAEALVRFGADEAIGRLEAAGIACARLNSVAQLAGHPQLAARDRWREVESPAGPLRALLPPIGLPGGAAPHMGAVPALGEHTDPLLRALGMADAQISQLRRDGVIG
- a CDS encoding GntR family transcriptional regulator, translated to MTSTHLKITIDGSAGSAAPYEQLRAQIADRARSGKLPAGFRLPTVRGLAEELGLAANTVAKAYRALEADAVIETRGRNGTFIAAAGDAVSREAAAAAQAYADRVRRLGLTQAEALSAAADALRARYAAE
- a CDS encoding DUF5925 domain-containing protein encodes the protein MSANPHDALPIRLNVDDSDSPSDVVDALFLGRFASGEQPYSHSMSIERVKAEATLLPPEATVLRSARDSDRSATLAEGEGWTMLVSRWSRGADVTVTAVSDELAAGVLGKATEGVQDEPEPQPENVTMGFWYVSPRRGPYRTTRQIAAGTWPEVRPNYTAPVAGAMDRLMKVTPDDIAGRLLLLHGPPGTGKTSALRTLARSWRDWCQVDCVLDPERLFNDVGYLMDIAIGEDEGTAKGRWRLLLLEDCDELIRGEARHTAGQALSRLLNLTDGLLGQGRNVLVGVTTNEDLERLHPAVVRPGRCLARIEVGRLTHREAVAWLGTDEGVPREGASLAELFALRRGTGPAAILPPQPHTSQAGLYL
- a CDS encoding DUF402 domain-containing protein is translated as MTEQLTVVLTKAGRTKIRYPAAQVADDGDRISVRAPWAAEGVRDFGFVRFEPGDVFVEHFWRTRWYAVKEVWTGDGVLKGWYCDVTRPALVESGKILVEDLDLDLWVSADGTSVLRLDEDEFAESGLATSDPEAAAQAVRALDALDDQARSAAGLSALLA
- a CDS encoding serine/threonine-protein kinase — translated: MSEQSNSDRVISGRYRLLEPIGRGGMGIVWRARDEVLARDVAVKEVRAPAGLEPAELERLYRRLEREAWAAARVSHRGVVTVYDVASEGGRPWIVMELVRGLSLADVLEAEGPMSPQRAAHVGEQVLAALRAAHDSGVLHRDVKPGNVLIANDGRVVLGDFGIASLEGSSAITMTGEVIGSPEFLAPERALGCDPGPASDLWSLGIMLYAAVEGVSPFRQATPLDTLRAVVDAEPPPPRRAGALEPVLDGLLRKDPAERLPAAEAARMLRVVGAGGNVRASGGPVSGPASGPDAPTVVAHHGQGTDTPREPYGAQPAHPAPYGTPPPGAARGGNAGLVLTIGIVLMLLALVAVGWLLLKDRGNTGDNGGGSGGAPTGSATTARTVTTTPSTAPSAPVSASASGTGGAGQHVSVYVDSVRSSYTGSCPPPAEHAPAFTATVEVERTPVVLEYRWATRSGRTSGPGWQSVTYEEGGPRSRRLEHTELTHEADTVFEDAVRLEVRGPAEVATQWVATSVTCRKATPTSGAPSPGPSPSPLSPTPSAPASPAGPATAEPDRTDRADGTDGTDAMDGTDGMDGMDGTNGSDRSEGSGRSGRADQAAFVKTGR
- a CDS encoding GNAT family N-acetyltransferase, whose amino-acid sequence is MTVVIRDIRPGDPSDAESVVRVCRAALPFLITTAEAVAFELAGAPPAKRYRILVAETADGHVIGAAQVGIVYDSPEPGRSYVNAYVDPAHRGLGAGGLMLRTAEQHLAAHGATDVYAWVLDEPAHRAFAERHGYRPSRSAHFLRLDLAQATLPALPQDLPAGVEVRTGSAFAADPRPLFEADAETTSDEPGDVPVEFDDYEDWLAHTWNDPSLDKELTTVVLVDGAVAAFTAARTDGGTRYATGMTGTRRAFRGRGLAKLAKTVSLHRACAAGYTAAFTGNDAGNAPMLAINEWFGYEICATETRFTKKLENL
- a CDS encoding ABC transporter permease; this encodes MSTLMSDGGAVLTRQLQKARHAPALLILTQTMPITMLLFFGYVFGSALAMPGAEYREFLVPGLLAATAANGLMTGLFTAAQDAHRGVMDRFRTLPMSRTAVPLGQTAADLLTTGVSMVPLMLVGLAMGWRIENGLPGALGALGVLLLFRFATAWVGTYLGLLSRSEEAAGQLGGATFVLPMLSSAYLPTAGLPGWLRTVAEWNPISAVATAVRELCGNAGGETAAGAAWPAAHPVAGALLWSGLLLALFVPLATHRFARGR
- a CDS encoding TetR/AcrR family transcriptional regulator produces the protein MTAGGRPAEPEVIWSRPQRAGRGPRPAHSRESIASEAVRIADEEGIDAVSMRRVAAGIGAGTMSLYNYVPRKEDLYELMVDAVSGEYELPPPTGDWRADLLALARRTRALMHRHPWLPRLLSPVYGFGPNALRYLEYCMDCLAPLDVPDAEKLELVAAVNGSVATYVAGELALAERARSLPWSEAEEQRVRTAWLGSRLATGEYPRLAAALSGGGPVPGAGLDMAEVFDRSMVRLLGAWGVRDEQGEQGG